A genomic region of Rhodospirillales bacterium contains the following coding sequences:
- a CDS encoding M23 family metallopeptidase: protein MFVFSNVAHAQPKLAFPLSCDLGQDCFVVNYVDADPSDKAADFTCGPRTYNDHQGTDIGLIDRVAMEKGVDVLAAADGTVLRVRDEIEDKEPTAAEMAAMLAENKGCGNGVLVDHGAGWQTIYCHLKQGSVVVKPSQTVKAGDKIAQAGQSGAAEFPHLHLGVFFESHTVDPFTGINKQDGCGGFPHPLWNKEIAYSPVFLYAAGFKDHAPDFEAIKIDAASPGTLSPNAEALVFWGGLYGAAEGDQIHIEVTDPVGALFASRDITQDGTRARQFYYVGRKRSEDSFIPGEYVGTLTWTRVDQTGNPLVRSLRKAIDVR, encoded by the coding sequence TTGTTTGTTTTTTCAAACGTCGCCCATGCACAACCGAAACTGGCCTTCCCTCTTTCTTGTGACTTAGGCCAGGATTGCTTTGTTGTCAATTATGTTGATGCCGATCCTTCGGACAAGGCCGCTGATTTCACCTGCGGGCCGCGGACCTATAACGACCATCAGGGCACGGATATCGGCCTGATCGACCGCGTAGCGATGGAAAAGGGTGTCGATGTCCTGGCCGCCGCCGACGGCACTGTGCTGCGTGTCCGCGATGAAATCGAGGATAAAGAACCCACCGCCGCCGAAATGGCCGCGATGCTGGCGGAAAACAAAGGATGCGGCAACGGTGTTCTGGTCGACCACGGCGCTGGCTGGCAAACGATCTATTGCCATCTGAAGCAGGGCAGTGTTGTCGTCAAACCGAGCCAGACCGTCAAAGCCGGCGATAAAATCGCGCAGGCCGGGCAATCGGGCGCGGCGGAATTCCCTCACCTGCATCTGGGCGTTTTCTTCGAAAGCCATACTGTTGATCCCTTCACGGGCATTAATAAACAAGATGGGTGCGGCGGGTTCCCCCATCCCTTGTGGAATAAAGAGATCGCGTACAGCCCGGTTTTCCTCTATGCGGCAGGGTTCAAAGACCATGCCCCGGATTTCGAGGCTATTAAAATTGATGCGGCCAGCCCCGGCACCCTTTCCCCGAACGCCGAAGCACTAGTCTTCTGGGGCGGGCTGTACGGCGCGGCAGAGGGCGACCAGATCCATATTGAAGTTACCGATCCCGTCGGCGCGCTTTTTGCCAGCCGCGATATCACGCAAGATGGGACCCGGGCCCGGCAGTTTTATTATGTTGGACGCAAACGCAGCGAAGACAGCTTTATACCCGGCGAATACGTCGGTACCCTGACATGGACGCGGGTCGATCAAACAGGAAATCCGTTAGTCCGTTCCCTTCGTAAGGCTATAGACGTTCGCTAA